A genomic region of Papaver somniferum cultivar HN1 chromosome 7, ASM357369v1, whole genome shotgun sequence contains the following coding sequences:
- the LOC113295618 gene encoding uncharacterized protein LOC113295618, giving the protein MKLNLESELRVDRHQELIPPLTLPVKKSYLNLKLPRFNIRVLFWNINGVARDAAQCKLKELFREFKPDVFCLAEPKVHCSVSFGNRLQLEGFSSHFIHNATANSISNLWVCYSDSIRPSILNRSKHAISIEVDGVRVSFVHASYVQVTRRRLWHQINLQDDSIPWLVMGDFNCFLRLDEKKGGLEPRTSAINEFSDWLDDNNLFEDDSLSTKFTWTNSQSGTNGIISKLDRAVINAAWLAKPKRAPFRIQKMWFLHDDFLRIVSESWNMPAHGSVDFIFTYKLKRLKGVIKEWNLMVFGNVHSRLNQDQLRFQTAALCSNEDPNDVTKLNAMKDAMAKLSETRLRNNTMLKQKFYEEKFNGQETVIDASLFDYDHVSISLEQSLAMDKIPTPEEIKQAVFDLGADSAPGPDSFPSCFYRHCWDIIQEDLIKAVTYCWSIVHIPNGVNSSLIILLPKVAFMKGRNIHENISLASEMVNELHIKRKDGDIGLKLDISQAFDTLSWSFMLEVFLRYGFSEQWCFWILNILNSARISILLNGSPEGYFKINRGLRQGDPLSPLIFVLIEDGNIKSLHNLVDVLGKYQTASGQTVCTQKSKIYYGGGSLSRQAYLADYLGMSLATFPDRYLGVQIMPDTVRYHHISGVVEKIKAQLAGWKGFLLSFHDRIVLVKSVIASYSIHNMAIYKWPRKFIFQCERAISNFIWTGDSNLWWKFRTSKKKWVGFLRARLFGRNGCIKVNGLKSSILPGIRKVYKIVESNTKVLIGDGRYTSLYYDAWASNMCIADILDDYTLERSVLVSDILHDGRWEIPVEHLQRMTAAGLDVSQLPAPLDGADSRIWMPELKGNFACTFAGRAWNWIADVFDLIPNANLVVSCKAAKGKSAMIRDLWLIANLVIRSELWAVRNKAVFLRQHPNWSIFFKRVLKLIQDYVLRLKSFMRNSAEDVIILDFFRVNHRRVKFLQPTECFWEPPEENEIQLCCDGAARGNPGVAGAGVVARNVSCLVLGAMSIGLGVTTNYLAELYGIIVGMEWAVRWGFRQICIRYDSFSVVEALKNNNIPWFARQRRVAVCRHYDTLRFIHTYREANFSADAMEKRGFLLNEQEGLYYDGRPLFLASIEYPNVANYRFK; this is encoded by the exons ATGAAACTGAACTTGGAATCCGAGCTCAGAGTGGATCGTCACCAAGAATTAATTCCTCCTCTAACGCTGCCAGTCAAGAAAAGCTATCTAAACCTCAAACTCCCAAGGTTTAATATACGGGTTCTTTTTTGGAATATAAATGGAGTTGCACGTGATGCAGCTCAATGTAAACTAAAGGAGTTATTTAGAGAATTCAAGCCAGATGTTTTTTGTCTTGCGGAACCTAAAGTGCATTGCTCAGTTTCCTTCGGCAATAGACTTCAACTTGAAGGTTTTTCTTCTCATTTTATTCATAATGCTACTGCTAATAGTATATCTAATCTTTGGGTTTGTTATTCAGATTCAATAAGGCCTTCTATTCTAAATAGAAGCAAGCATGCAATTTCTATTGAGGTTGATGGGGTACGtgtctcttttgttcatgctagttatgttCAAGTTACAAGGAGGAGACTATGGCATCAGATCAATCTCCAGGATGATTCTATTCCTTGGCttgttatgggtgatttcaattgtttTCTTAGACTTGATGAGAAAAAGGGAGGTCTTGAACCAAGAACTTCGGCTATAAATGAGTTTTCAGATTGGTTAGATGACAATAATCTCTTTGAGGATGACTCTTTGAGTACAAAATTCACTTGGACTAATAGTCAGTCGGGTACTAATGGAATCATTAGTAAACTCGATCGTGCTGTTATTAATGCTGCTTGGCTTGCGaa ACCAAAGAGAGCTCCTTTTCGCattcaaaagatgtggtttttacatGATGATTTTCTTCGTATAGTTTCTGAGAGCTGGAATATGCCGGCTCATGGTTCTGTTGATTTCATATTTACTTATAAGCTCAAGAGATTAAAAGGGGTGATCAAGGAATGgaatcttatggtttttggtaatgTTCATTCTCGGTTGAATCAAGATCAATTGAGGTTTCAAACTGCAGCTCTTTGTTCGAATGAAGATCCTAATGACGTTACCAAACTTAATGCTATGAAAGATGCTATGGCTAAGCTTAGTGAGACTCGGCTTCGAAACAACACTATGCTTAAGCAAAAG TTCTATGAAGAAAAATTTAACGGCCAGGAGACGGTTATTGATGCTAGTTTATTTGATTATGATCATGTTAGTATTTCTTTAGAGCAAAGTCTTGCCATGGACAAAATTCCTACTCCTGAAGAGATTAAACAAGCGGTTTTTGACCTTGGAGCTGATAGTGCACCGGGGCCTGATAGTTTTCCTAGTTGCTTTTATCGTCATTGTTGGGATATTATTCAAGAAGACTTGATCAAGGCTGTTACTTATTGTTGGAGTATTGTTCACATTCCAAATGGAGTTAACTCAAGTCTTATCATTCTTCTTCCTAAG gtagcctttATGAAGGGTCGTAATATCCATGAAAACATCAGTTTGGCTTCTGAAATGGTTAATGAACTTCACATCAAGCGCAAAGATGGCGACATTGGCCTCAAACTTGATAtttctcaggcttttgatacgttGAGTTGGTCTTTTATGTTGGAAGTTTTTCTGCGTTATGGTTTCTCTGAACAATGGTGCTTTTGGATTCTTAATATTTTGAATTCTGCTAGAATCTCTATTCTTTtgaatggtagtccggagggttatttcaaaattaatagaggtttACGTCAAGGAGACCCCCTTTCTCCATTGATTTTTGTCTTGATTGAAGAC GGAAATATCAAGAGCCTTCATAATCTTGTAGATGTGTTGGGTAAATATCAAACAGCTTCAGGCCAAACAGTTTGTACACAAAAAAGCaagatttattatggtggtggttctttgaGTCGACAGGCTTATCTTGCTGATTACTTGGGTATGAGTCTTGCCACTTTTCCTGACCGgtatttgggagttcaaattatgcCAGACACTGTTAGATATCACCATATTTCTGGAGTTGTTGAAAAAATTAAAGCACAACTTGCTGGTTGGAAAGGCTTTTTATTATCTTTTCATGACCGTATTGTGCTTGTTAAATCTGTTATTGCTAGTTACTCTATTCACAATATGGCTATTTACAAATGGCCTCGCAAATTTATTTTTCAATGTGAAAGAGCAATTAGTAATTTTATTTGGACTGGAGATTCTAAT ctttggtggaaatttcgCACTTCTAAGAAGAAATGGGTTGGATTTCTTCGTGCAAGACTTTTTGGTAGGAATGGTTGCATCAAAGTGAATGGTTTGAAGTCTTCTATTCTGCCGGGTATTAGAAAAGTGTACAAGATTGTTGAATCTAACACTAAAGTTCTTATTGGAGATGGCAGATATACTTCTCTTTATTATGATGCATGGGCTTCAAATATGTGTATTGCTGACATCCTTGATGACTACACCTTGGAGCGATCTGTTTTGGTTAGTGATATTTTGCATGATGGGCGCTGGGAAATACCGGTGGAGCATTTGCAACGTATGACAGCTGCTGGTCTTGACGTTTCGCAATTGCCTGCTCCTTTGGATGGTGCAGATTCCAGGATTTGGATGCCAGAACTCAAAGGAAATTTCGCG TGCACTTTTGCTGGCCGTGCTTGGAACTGGATTGCTGATGTGTTTGATTTGATTCCTAATGCTAACCTTGTTGTGTCTTGCAAAGCAGCTAAGGGGAAGAGCGCTATGATTCGTGACCTGTGGCTTATTGCTAATCTCGTCATAAGATCAGAGTTGTGGGCAGTGCGTAATAAGGCTGTGTTTCTACGTCAACATCCCAACTGGAGTATCTTCTTCAAGCGTGTGTTGAAATTGATTCAAGATTATGTTTTGCGTCTTAAGAGCTTCATGCGAAATAGTGCTGAAGATGTAATAATCCTTGATTTTTTTCGTGTTAACCATAGAAGAGTGAAGTTTCTTCAACCTACTGAATGTTTTTGGGAACCTCCGGAAGAGAATGAGATCCAACTTTGCTGTGATGGGGCGGCGAGAGGGAATCCTGGCGTTGCTGGTGCTGGTGTGGTAGCAAGAAATGTGAGTTGTTTGGTTCTTGGAGCTATGTCTATTGGCCTGGGAGTTACTACAAATTATTTGGCTGAACTTTATGGTATTATTGTAGGTATGGAATGGGCTGTAAGATGGGGATTTAGGCAGATTTGCATTCGGTATGATTCTTTTAGTGTTGTTGAAGCTCTCAAGAATAACAATATACCCTGGTTTGCTAGACAAAGGCGGGTGGCAGTTTGTAGACACTATGATACATTAAGGTTTATTCATACCTATAGGGAGGCGAACTTCTCTGCTGATGCTATGGAAAAACGGGGATTTCTTCTTAATGAGCAGGAAGGATTATATTATGATGGAAGACCTCTTTTTTTAGCTTCAATTGAATATCCAAATGTTGCTAATTATAGATTCAAGTAG